One window of the Natrinema sp. HArc-T2 genome contains the following:
- a CDS encoding acyl-CoA thioesterase — protein MPTVHDTHIQNRFLVHPNHANSNGVLHGGNLMKWLDEVGGMAAMRFAGETCVTAQINSLAFERPIQIGDTALVEAYVYDAGQTSVHVALRAQRENPRTGETEKTTESSFTFVAIDDDGSPVPVPDLSVETDEGERLRQRALEADY, from the coding sequence ATGCCAACGGTTCATGACACACATATCCAGAACCGCTTTCTCGTGCACCCAAATCATGCGAACAGCAACGGTGTGCTCCACGGCGGCAATCTAATGAAGTGGCTCGACGAGGTCGGCGGGATGGCGGCGATGCGGTTCGCCGGCGAGACCTGCGTCACCGCACAGATCAACAGTCTCGCGTTCGAACGCCCGATCCAGATCGGCGACACGGCACTGGTCGAGGCCTACGTCTACGACGCCGGTCAAACGAGCGTCCACGTCGCGCTTCGGGCCCAGCGTGAAAACCCGCGAACCGGTGAGACCGAAAAGACGACCGAATCCTCGTTTACATTCGTGGCGATCGACGATGACGGCTCGCCAGTTCCAGTGCCCGACCTCAGTGTCGAAACGGACGAGGGCGAGCGCCTCCGCCAGCGCGCCCTCGAGGCTGACTACTAA
- a CDS encoding methyltransferase domain-containing protein: MYLLELGGEDDAFAAREVASAAAGVDRLAPGLAVADAIVPERIRGLAYTHRASDLVGRGDADIASACAVLEAAPIEREGTVAVRATDVHGSSGVSTERAERELGQVLVDRGFAVDLDDPDHCLRVVFAAGPLESEADGGEDGDGDELASEAGSVCALGWLEAESVRDFGTRAPTDKPFFQPGSMDPLLARAVANIAGARPGATILDPMCGTGGVLVEAGLVGADVIGTDAQAKMADGARTNLQHFLARDDPSPTGCERGTWHVGRGDATRLPLADDTVDGVVFDAPYGRQSKIDTHRLEDLVAGALTEARRVAPRAVVVADRSWASEARAAGWNIKSTFERRVHRSLTRSVMVLE; the protein is encoded by the coding sequence GTGTACCTGCTCGAGTTAGGCGGCGAGGACGATGCCTTCGCGGCCCGCGAAGTAGCGAGCGCCGCGGCAGGCGTCGACCGACTCGCACCCGGCCTCGCCGTCGCCGACGCGATCGTCCCCGAGCGCATCCGGGGACTCGCCTACACCCATCGTGCCAGCGACCTCGTCGGTCGCGGCGACGCCGACATCGCGAGCGCCTGTGCCGTCCTCGAGGCCGCCCCGATCGAACGAGAAGGAACGGTCGCAGTCCGTGCGACCGACGTCCACGGCTCGAGCGGCGTGAGCACCGAGCGCGCGGAACGCGAACTGGGTCAGGTGCTGGTCGACCGTGGCTTTGCGGTCGACCTCGACGACCCCGACCACTGTCTGCGCGTCGTCTTTGCTGCGGGACCACTCGAGTCCGAAGCCGACGGCGGAGAGGACGGCGACGGCGACGAGCTCGCGAGCGAGGCGGGCTCAGTCTGTGCGCTCGGCTGGCTCGAAGCCGAGAGCGTCCGTGACTTCGGGACCCGTGCTCCGACGGACAAGCCCTTCTTCCAGCCCGGCAGCATGGATCCGCTGCTCGCACGCGCCGTCGCGAACATCGCCGGCGCGCGACCAGGGGCGACGATCCTGGACCCGATGTGTGGCACCGGGGGCGTGCTCGTAGAGGCCGGTCTCGTCGGTGCGGACGTGATCGGCACCGACGCGCAGGCGAAGATGGCCGACGGCGCGCGGACGAACCTCCAGCACTTCCTCGCACGCGACGACCCCTCACCGACCGGCTGCGAACGTGGCACGTGGCACGTTGGCCGTGGCGATGCGACCCGACTCCCGCTTGCCGACGACACGGTCGACGGCGTCGTCTTCGACGCCCCCTACGGTCGCCAGTCGAAAATCGACACCCACCGACTCGAGGACCTCGTCGCGGGGGCACTCACCGAAGCTCGGCGGGTGGCCCCTCGGGCAGTCGTCGTCGCCGATCGCTCGTGGGCGAGCGAGGCGCGAGCCGCCGGCTGGAATATCAAATCGACATTCGAGCGCCGCGTGCACCGCTCGCTGACGCGGTCCGTGATGGTGCTCGAGTAG
- a CDS encoding DUF460 domain-containing protein, with protein sequence MSTRTSALDAVVFGVDIQSGDVRGDAPSYALAVYDGDDVSRDVVSHRKLRRLIDDEEPAIVATDNMYELAADKDQLIHFLGSLPADTRLVQVTGAEQPEPLSRVAKRHGIPYGKDPMQEAEAAARLAAHNVGHEVSAFTDTTEVKVSRGRSTGSGGWSEDRYTRRIHGSVRKRAREVESALEEANLEYERDVREAYGGFANAVFTVEARPSDIPVSRNRSGDVRVEIERERRDGIEFRPLVKRRDHVIVGIDPGTTTAVAIVSLEGEVLDVWSSRTSDTAEVIEWIVERGRPIIVAADVTPIPETVEKFRRSFDAAAWTPTRDLPVDEKQHRTREHPYENDHQRDAMAAALYALDAHEDQFERIAAKLPPGMDRGEVTARVVAGEESVEAVLRDLRDDEGDSEDDATEHEPRELTAEEKRINSLERQVERLKSHVDTLEGRVEDRDERINELENSLSGARRQERKEVRKDREVSRLERKANRLERERDEAREEVEELEKKVERMKALWKLDHSNFSDVSAKKEGLVPVKVVEKFTKGAIREADDQYGIASGDVVYIRDASGAGRSTAELMAEFDPRVILKDGGLSEIADEILFDAEIPVGPADDVAMQEVDELAVAREDDVEAVIDDWHERAEARKRDRKAAMVDQLISEHRAGNNEV encoded by the coding sequence GTGAGTACGCGAACGAGTGCGCTCGATGCGGTCGTCTTCGGTGTCGACATTCAGAGCGGTGACGTGCGCGGTGACGCGCCATCGTACGCACTGGCGGTTTACGACGGCGACGATGTCAGCCGGGACGTCGTCTCCCACCGGAAACTCAGGCGGTTGATCGACGACGAGGAGCCGGCGATCGTCGCGACCGACAACATGTACGAGCTCGCCGCCGACAAGGATCAGCTGATCCACTTTCTCGGCTCGTTACCTGCCGATACGCGGCTCGTCCAGGTGACAGGTGCCGAACAGCCGGAGCCGCTGTCTCGCGTCGCGAAACGCCACGGGATCCCCTACGGGAAGGATCCGATGCAAGAGGCCGAAGCCGCGGCCCGGCTGGCCGCCCACAACGTCGGCCACGAAGTGTCGGCGTTTACCGATACGACAGAGGTCAAAGTCTCCCGAGGCCGTTCGACCGGCAGCGGCGGCTGGAGCGAGGATCGCTACACCCGCCGCATCCACGGCTCGGTCAGAAAACGGGCCCGCGAGGTCGAGTCGGCACTCGAAGAGGCGAACCTCGAGTACGAGCGAGACGTCCGCGAGGCCTACGGCGGCTTCGCCAACGCCGTCTTCACCGTCGAAGCGCGCCCGAGCGATATCCCCGTCTCGCGCAACCGGTCGGGCGACGTCCGCGTCGAAATCGAACGCGAGCGTCGCGACGGGATCGAGTTCCGGCCACTGGTCAAACGCCGTGACCACGTCATCGTCGGGATCGACCCCGGGACGACCACCGCCGTCGCCATCGTCAGCCTCGAGGGGGAGGTACTCGATGTCTGGAGTTCACGGACCAGCGACACCGCCGAGGTGATCGAGTGGATCGTCGAGCGCGGTCGGCCGATCATCGTCGCGGCCGACGTGACGCCGATCCCCGAAACCGTCGAGAAGTTCCGCCGGAGCTTCGACGCCGCAGCCTGGACGCCCACGCGGGACCTGCCGGTCGACGAGAAACAACATCGCACGCGCGAGCATCCGTATGAGAACGACCACCAGCGCGACGCGATGGCGGCCGCACTGTACGCCCTCGACGCCCACGAAGACCAGTTCGAGCGGATCGCCGCCAAGCTCCCGCCGGGCATGGATCGTGGCGAAGTCACTGCTCGCGTCGTCGCCGGCGAGGAAAGCGTCGAAGCCGTCCTGCGGGACCTGCGCGACGACGAGGGCGACAGCGAGGACGACGCGACCGAGCACGAGCCCCGCGAGCTTACCGCCGAAGAAAAGCGGATCAACTCCCTCGAGCGGCAGGTCGAGCGGCTCAAATCACACGTCGACACTCTCGAGGGGCGCGTCGAGGACCGCGACGAACGGATCAACGAACTCGAGAACAGCCTCAGCGGTGCCAGACGCCAGGAGCGCAAGGAAGTCCGCAAAGACCGCGAGGTGAGCCGCTTAGAGCGAAAGGCAAACCGGCTCGAGCGCGAACGCGACGAGGCTCGCGAGGAGGTCGAGGAACTCGAAAAGAAGGTCGAGCGGATGAAGGCCCTCTGGAAGCTCGATCACTCGAACTTCAGCGATGTCTCCGCGAAGAAAGAGGGGTTGGTCCCGGTCAAGGTCGTCGAGAAGTTTACGAAAGGCGCGATCCGCGAGGCCGACGACCAGTACGGCATCGCCAGCGGGGACGTGGTCTACATTCGGGATGCAAGCGGCGCGGGCCGGTCGACGGCCGAACTCATGGCCGAGTTCGACCCCCGCGTGATCCTCAAAGACGGCGGCCTCTCGGAGATCGCCGACGAGATCCTCTTCGACGCCGAGATCCCGGTCGGGCCCGCCGATGACGTCGCCATGCAGGAGGTCGACGAACTCGCCGTCGCCCGCGAGGACGACGTCGAGGCGGTCATCGACGACTGGCACGAGCGCGCCGAAGCCCGGAAACGGGATCGGAAAGCAGCGATGGTCGACCAGCTCATCAGCGAGCACCGCGCCGGGAACAACGAGGTCTGA
- a CDS encoding SHOCT domain-containing protein yields MATNTTDTRIVTIVLIAIGVLVVLPMVFMGFGMMGFGPMMGGMWGHGTWGSGTAPGWMPLVAVLMQLLFVAAIVGGGYLLYRAVTGTDGDGDRALEELRLAYARGEMSDEEYEQRREALERDSR; encoded by the coding sequence ATGGCAACAAACACGACAGATACACGAATCGTCACGATCGTCCTCATCGCCATCGGCGTCCTTGTCGTACTGCCGATGGTCTTCATGGGGTTCGGAATGATGGGCTTCGGCCCGATGATGGGCGGCATGTGGGGCCACGGAACGTGGGGTAGTGGAACGGCACCCGGCTGGATGCCCCTCGTCGCCGTCCTGATGCAACTGCTGTTCGTCGCCGCCATCGTCGGTGGCGGCTATCTCCTCTATCGAGCGGTCACTGGAACGGACGGCGATGGCGACCGCGCGCTCGAGGAACTTCGACTCGCGTATGCCCGCGGCGAGATGAGCGACGAGGAGTACGAACAGCGCCGGGAAGCGCTCGAGCGCGACTCACGCTGA
- a CDS encoding heavy-metal-associated domain-containing protein, with the protein MSQTLTVEGMSCEHCEQSVEDALANVQGVQSVDVDLDAAQATVEGDAATQDLVSAVDEAGYDASA; encoded by the coding sequence ATGAGTCAGACACTCACCGTCGAAGGAATGTCGTGTGAACACTGCGAACAGAGCGTCGAGGACGCACTCGCGAACGTTCAGGGCGTGCAGTCGGTCGACGTCGACCTGGACGCAGCGCAGGCGACCGTCGAGGGCGACGCGGCGACCCAAGACCTCGTCAGCGCGGTCGACGAGGCCGGCTACGACGCGTCGGCGTAG
- the rnz gene encoding ribonuclease Z, whose amino-acid sequence MPLRVTFLGTAGAIPTTERNPSSVFVAREGEGLLFDAGEGTQRQMMRFGTGFSISHLFVTHLHGDHVLGIPGLLETMAFNDRTEPLAIHTPHGTRRQLKSLVNALGNRPSFPVRINEVGGGDVAYRADEYEVRAFATDHDTRSVGYALVEDDRKGRFDRERAEELGVPVGPKFSKLHEGESVELEDGTVVDPEQVVGEPRPGRSIVYTGDTRPAEATIEVTDEPDLLIHDATFADDSADRATDTAHATARQAAEIANRAGADRLALMHISSRYAGYAGDHLGQAREVFAGEAENVCVPDDGQKLEIPYPDSEE is encoded by the coding sequence ATGCCGCTTCGCGTGACGTTTCTGGGGACGGCCGGGGCGATTCCGACGACCGAACGGAACCCAAGCAGCGTCTTCGTCGCCCGTGAGGGCGAGGGACTGTTGTTCGATGCCGGTGAGGGAACTCAGCGCCAGATGATGCGCTTTGGCACCGGCTTTTCGATCTCGCACCTGTTCGTCACGCACCTCCACGGCGACCACGTCCTCGGAATACCGGGGCTGCTCGAGACGATGGCCTTCAACGATCGGACGGAGCCGCTGGCGATCCACACACCCCACGGCACGCGCCGCCAGCTCAAGTCGCTCGTCAACGCCCTCGGGAACCGCCCCTCGTTTCCGGTGCGGATCAACGAGGTCGGCGGCGGCGACGTCGCCTACCGCGCCGACGAGTACGAGGTCCGTGCGTTCGCGACCGACCACGACACTCGATCGGTCGGCTACGCGCTCGTCGAAGACGACCGCAAGGGCCGGTTCGACCGCGAGCGCGCCGAGGAACTCGGCGTTCCCGTCGGCCCGAAGTTCTCGAAACTCCACGAAGGCGAATCCGTCGAACTCGAGGACGGCACCGTCGTCGACCCCGAGCAGGTCGTCGGCGAGCCCCGGCCCGGTCGGTCGATCGTCTACACCGGTGACACCCGCCCCGCGGAGGCGACGATCGAGGTCACCGACGAACCAGACTTACTGATCCACGACGCGACGTTCGCCGACGACAGCGCCGATCGGGCCACCGATACTGCCCACGCGACGGCTCGGCAGGCCGCCGAGATCGCAAACCGAGCCGGCGCGGATCGGCTCGCACTGATGCACATCTCGTCGCGCTATGCCGGCTACGCGGGCGACCACCTCGGGCAGGCCCGTGAGGTCTTCGCGGGCGAGGCCGAGAACGTCTGTGTCCCCGACGACGGGCAAAAACTCGAGATTCCGTATCCCGACAGCGAGGAGTAA
- a CDS encoding AsnC family transcriptional regulator: MRDLDETDMEILRLLAENARRPYSEIAEQVGLSGPAVSDRVERLEEAGVIDGFTVDVDQSQLRAGVPVFIRATVPPGAVGECKAALVDADAVEHVFVTADGDCWFYARAQLQRVHEWLEGLFPVDGVDFDVTLIDDAEWTPSLDGAAFALTCVECGNTVDSEGESTRIDGEVYHFCCPSCRGRFEQRYDRLEEGA, encoded by the coding sequence ATGCGCGACCTCGACGAGACTGACATGGAAATCCTGCGGCTGCTGGCCGAGAACGCGCGCCGCCCGTACAGCGAGATCGCCGAGCAGGTGGGTCTTTCCGGGCCGGCCGTTTCCGACCGGGTCGAACGCCTCGAGGAAGCGGGCGTCATCGACGGCTTCACCGTCGATGTCGACCAGTCACAGCTTCGGGCGGGCGTCCCGGTGTTCATTCGGGCGACCGTTCCGCCGGGTGCCGTCGGTGAGTGCAAGGCAGCGCTCGTCGACGCCGACGCGGTCGAACACGTGTTCGTCACCGCCGACGGCGACTGCTGGTTCTATGCACGCGCCCAGCTCCAGCGGGTTCACGAGTGGCTCGAGGGACTGTTTCCCGTCGACGGCGTTGACTTCGACGTGACGCTGATCGACGACGCGGAATGGACGCCGTCGCTTGACGGAGCGGCGTTTGCGCTCACCTGTGTGGAGTGTGGCAACACCGTTGACAGCGAGGGCGAGTCGACCCGCATCGATGGCGAGGTGTACCACTTCTGTTGTCCGTCCTGTCGAGGCCGGTTCGAACAGCGATACGACCGGCTCGAGGAGGGTGCGTGA
- a CDS encoding TATA-box-binding protein, with protein MTDPKDTINIENVVASTGIGQELDLQSVAMDLEGADYDPEQFPGLVYRTQNPKSAALIFRSGKIVCTGAKSTDDVHESLRIVFDKLRELQIQVNEDPEIVVQNIVTSADLGRNLNLNAIAIGLGLENIEYEPEQFPGLVYRLDEPEVVALLFGSGKLVITGGKKPEDAEHAVDKIVSRLEDLGLLE; from the coding sequence ATGACGGATCCGAAGGACACTATCAACATCGAAAACGTGGTGGCGTCGACCGGTATTGGACAGGAACTCGACCTCCAGAGTGTCGCGATGGACCTCGAGGGGGCCGACTACGACCCCGAGCAGTTCCCCGGCCTCGTCTACCGCACCCAGAACCCCAAGTCCGCCGCGTTGATCTTCCGATCGGGGAAGATCGTCTGTACCGGCGCGAAAAGCACCGACGACGTCCACGAGAGCCTGCGGATCGTCTTCGACAAGCTTCGTGAACTCCAGATTCAGGTCAACGAAGACCCCGAAATCGTCGTTCAGAACATCGTCACCTCGGCCGATCTGGGCCGTAACCTCAACCTGAACGCGATCGCCATCGGGCTCGGCTTGGAGAACATCGAGTACGAACCCGAGCAGTTCCCGGGGCTCGTCTACCGCCTCGACGAACCCGAAGTCGTCGCCTTGCTGTTCGGGTCGGGCAAACTCGTCATCACCGGCGGCAAAAAGCCCGAAGACGCCGAACATGCCGTCGACAAGATCGTCTCCCGGCTCGAGGACCTGGGCCTGCTCGAGTAA
- a CDS encoding permease encodes MVVPPLEGVLESLRIGLGFLWTAAWAIIMGLTITSLVQVYVSKERMARMLGDDDLSSLAMATAFGAASSGCSFGAVAIGKGLFAKGAHVVNFLAFMFASTNLIVELGLMILILLGWEFLVAELLGGLVLIAVMALIVRLTLPETLFDDVRAELTRQDHDHSAMVDPTCGMEGSDEHTIVTDGGETLQFCSEGCLETYRQQTAGSGTWYDDLRSWGGWYKLGNQYRKEWSMIWTDVVAGFLISGFVIVFVPQWVWNALFLEGDGLLITAENAIMGVTIAVISFVGSMGNVPFAVALWGGGISFAGVIAFVYADLITIPVLNVYRKYYGWTVMLYILGVFFVTMAFTGFLMELLFDALGIVPNLAGGETATEQTYFAVDYTFYLNLVAFALSGFLLYMYRRGLGAPGQYRDPVCGMRTDDDGPSATHNGETYYFCSSTCKRAFENEPAEFADTPPRISDADQSHEHH; translated from the coding sequence ATGGTGGTGCCACCCCTCGAAGGGGTGCTCGAGTCACTCCGGATCGGGCTCGGGTTCCTCTGGACAGCAGCCTGGGCGATCATCATGGGGCTCACGATTACGAGCCTCGTGCAGGTGTACGTCTCGAAGGAGCGAATGGCGCGGATGCTCGGGGATGACGACCTCTCGAGTCTTGCGATGGCGACGGCGTTCGGCGCGGCGAGTAGCGGCTGTAGCTTCGGTGCGGTCGCTATCGGCAAGGGGCTGTTCGCGAAGGGCGCACACGTAGTGAACTTCCTTGCGTTCATGTTCGCCTCGACGAACCTCATCGTCGAACTCGGCCTGATGATCTTGATCCTGCTGGGCTGGGAGTTCCTCGTCGCGGAACTGCTCGGCGGGCTCGTCCTCATCGCGGTCATGGCGCTTATCGTCCGGCTGACGCTCCCGGAAACGCTGTTCGACGACGTTCGCGCGGAACTCACCCGACAGGACCACGATCACAGCGCCATGGTGGACCCGACCTGTGGCATGGAGGGGTCCGACGAACACACGATCGTCACCGACGGCGGTGAGACGCTGCAGTTCTGTTCCGAGGGCTGTCTCGAGACCTATCGGCAGCAGACAGCGGGCAGCGGCACGTGGTACGACGACCTCCGGTCGTGGGGTGGGTGGTACAAACTCGGGAACCAGTACCGCAAGGAGTGGTCGATGATCTGGACGGACGTCGTCGCGGGCTTTCTCATCTCGGGGTTCGTGATCGTGTTCGTCCCACAGTGGGTCTGGAACGCGCTGTTCCTCGAGGGCGATGGGCTTCTGATCACCGCCGAAAACGCGATCATGGGCGTCACGATCGCCGTCATCAGTTTCGTCGGGAGCATGGGTAACGTCCCCTTCGCGGTCGCGCTCTGGGGCGGCGGCATCAGTTTCGCCGGCGTCATCGCGTTCGTCTACGCCGATCTCATCACGATTCCGGTTCTCAATGTCTACCGGAAGTACTACGGCTGGACGGTCATGCTCTACATCCTCGGCGTCTTCTTCGTGACGATGGCCTTCACCGGGTTTCTCATGGAGTTGCTCTTCGACGCGCTCGGAATCGTCCCGAACCTGGCCGGCGGCGAGACGGCGACCGAGCAGACGTACTTCGCGGTCGACTACACCTTCTATCTCAACCTCGTCGCGTTCGCACTGTCTGGCTTCCTCTTGTACATGTATCGTCGCGGGCTCGGTGCTCCCGGCCAGTACCGCGATCCGGTGTGTGGGATGCGTACCGATGACGACGGTCCGAGCGCCACGCACAACGGTGAGACCTACTACTTCTGTTCGAGCACCTGTAAACGCGCGTTCGAGAACGAGCCTGCCGAATTCGCGGACACCCCGCCACGTATTTCCGATGCTGACCAGTCACACGAGCACCACTGA
- a CDS encoding AAA family ATPase, which translates to MDAPLWTETHAPELAELPQDDAREYLQRAVAEPINLLLQGPPGSGKTAAARALARKAHEDPDNDFVEINVADFFSRTKTEIKNDPRFEHFLVGRSSLSKRDMINHVLKESASYAPVSGGYTTILLDNAEDVREDFQQALRRIMEQHHRTTQFIVATRQPTKLIPPIRSRCFPVSFRSPTSEELVTVLERIVEREGVEYDADGLEFVAGYADGNIRQAILAAQTTVEDEGKLTMSAAYETLGEVGLEDEIESMLDDAEAGEFTDARSTLDDLLVDEGLDGTEVLESILGVARTRYQGPQLARVHRLAADIEFELHEGTSDRIHVSHLLAELGRNAE; encoded by the coding sequence ATGGACGCGCCGCTGTGGACCGAAACCCACGCCCCGGAGCTGGCCGAGTTGCCACAGGACGACGCTCGCGAGTACCTACAGCGAGCCGTCGCAGAGCCGATCAACCTCCTTCTGCAGGGACCGCCGGGAAGCGGGAAGACGGCTGCAGCGCGCGCACTCGCCCGCAAAGCCCACGAGGACCCGGACAACGACTTCGTCGAAATCAACGTCGCTGACTTCTTCAGCCGGACCAAAACCGAGATCAAGAACGACCCGCGGTTCGAACACTTCCTCGTCGGTCGCTCGTCGCTGTCGAAACGGGACATGATCAACCACGTCCTCAAAGAATCCGCCAGTTACGCGCCTGTCTCGGGCGGGTACACAACGATCCTGCTGGACAACGCCGAAGACGTCCGCGAGGACTTCCAGCAGGCGCTGCGCCGGATCATGGAACAACACCACCGGACGACCCAGTTCATCGTCGCGACGCGCCAGCCGACCAAGCTCATTCCGCCGATCCGCTCGCGGTGTTTCCCCGTCTCTTTCCGCTCGCCGACCAGCGAGGAGCTCGTGACCGTCCTCGAGCGGATCGTCGAGCGCGAGGGGGTCGAGTACGACGCTGACGGCCTCGAGTTCGTCGCCGGGTACGCCGACGGCAACATCCGGCAGGCGATTCTGGCGGCCCAGACGACCGTCGAGGACGAAGGCAAGCTCACGATGAGTGCGGCCTACGAGACCCTCGGCGAGGTCGGACTCGAAGACGAGATCGAGTCGATGCTCGACGACGCCGAGGCCGGCGAGTTCACCGACGCCCGGTCGACGCTCGACGACCTGCTCGTCGACGAGGGGCTGGATGGGACCGAGGTACTTGAGTCGATCCTCGGGGTGGCTCGCACGCGCTATCAGGGACCACAACTGGCACGAGTCCACCGGCTCGCTGCCGACATCGAGTTCGAGCTGCACGAGGGGACCAGCGACCGCATCCACGTCTCGCATCTGCTCGCCGAACTGGGTCGCAACGCCGAATAG
- the hisG gene encoding ATP phosphoribosyltransferase, translated as MRIAVPNKGRLHEPTIDLLERAGLHLENGADRKLYADTVDPDVTVLFARAADIPEYVADGAADLGITGFDQVCEARVDNVEELLDLEFGRCRLVLAAPEDGDITSVDDLAGKIVATEFPNITADFFADTGIEPDIVEVSGATELTPHVEMADAIVDITSTGTTLKMNRLAVVDEVLSSSVRLFGRDDVVEDPKVGEVRTALSSVKHAEGKRYLMMNVPQDKLGDVREVIPGLGGPTIMDIADENNEEETVAVHAVVDESDVFETITEVKAAGASDILVTEIERLVE; from the coding sequence ATGCGAATTGCCGTTCCCAACAAGGGCCGCCTGCACGAGCCGACGATCGATCTCTTAGAGCGGGCGGGGCTCCATCTCGAGAACGGAGCCGACCGGAAACTCTACGCCGACACGGTCGATCCCGACGTCACTGTGCTGTTCGCCCGTGCGGCCGACATCCCGGAGTACGTCGCCGACGGCGCGGCCGACCTCGGCATCACTGGCTTCGATCAGGTCTGTGAGGCCCGCGTAGACAACGTCGAGGAGTTGCTCGACCTCGAGTTCGGACGCTGCCGGCTCGTTCTCGCAGCGCCCGAAGACGGGGACATCACGTCCGTCGACGATCTGGCGGGCAAGATCGTCGCCACCGAATTTCCAAATATCACCGCCGATTTCTTCGCCGACACCGGCATCGAACCCGACATCGTCGAGGTTTCGGGCGCGACGGAGCTCACCCCACACGTCGAGATGGCCGACGCCATCGTCGACATCACGAGCACCGGCACCACGCTGAAGATGAACCGGCTGGCCGTCGTCGACGAGGTGCTCTCGAGTTCAGTGCGGCTGTTCGGCCGTGACGACGTCGTAGAGGACCCGAAAGTCGGGGAGGTCAGGACCGCGCTCTCGTCGGTCAAACACGCCGAGGGCAAGCGCTACCTGATGATGAACGTGCCACAGGACAAACTCGGTGACGTTCGTGAGGTCATTCCGGGGCTTGGCGGGCCGACAATCATGGACATCGCCGACGAGAACAACGAGGAAGAAACGGTCGCAGTGCATGCCGTCGTCGACGAGAGCGACGTCTTCGAGACGATTACGGAGGTCAAAGCCGCCGGCGCGAGCGATATTTTGGTGACCGAGATCGAGCGCCTCGTCGAGTAA
- a CDS encoding CARDB domain-containing protein, giving the protein MSSRVTFGTFKRIGAILIAIAIVIAAGILVGQAPAIFGVEEEPDASITFDDQRGNGTSVTIQEVTLSDGGYVVITDGSDQPLAVSDRLEAGTHENVTIEREDGASRDLVGQLTATAHQDTSGQEGYAYEATDGEEDQPYLADGFPVSDTATVLSGESAVSNSFVVDSIDAPSSATTNETISVSAQIRNPTEFQAQQPVEVRIGGAVFARQVFELESGEVRNVTFETETNGAPAGNQSIGVYTEDDGALSRIDLEFHTEPSVAVDDASNESVIVSAAIPEEGFVALDRDGTILGTSERLDPGEHGNVTIDLPADTSIDADDELTAILYAGDPGTVDAATPIESGGEPVQTTFTFGAVAGDSGDDE; this is encoded by the coding sequence ATGAGCTCGAGAGTGACGTTCGGGACGTTCAAGCGGATCGGCGCGATCCTGATCGCGATCGCGATCGTCATCGCGGCCGGAATCCTCGTCGGGCAGGCACCTGCCATCTTCGGCGTCGAGGAAGAGCCGGACGCGTCGATCACGTTCGACGACCAGCGGGGCAACGGCACCAGTGTCACGATCCAGGAAGTGACCCTCTCTGACGGTGGCTACGTCGTCATCACCGACGGCAGTGACCAACCGCTTGCCGTCTCCGACCGGCTCGAGGCCGGGACACACGAGAACGTGACCATCGAGCGCGAGGACGGCGCGAGCCGTGACCTCGTCGGACAGCTCACCGCGACGGCCCATCAGGATACCTCCGGGCAAGAGGGCTACGCCTACGAGGCCACGGACGGTGAGGAGGATCAACCGTACCTCGCGGACGGGTTCCCGGTCAGCGACACCGCGACGGTGTTAAGCGGCGAAAGCGCGGTCAGCAATTCGTTCGTCGTCGACTCGATCGACGCGCCGTCATCGGCGACCACGAACGAGACGATCTCCGTGAGCGCCCAGATCCGCAACCCGACCGAGTTCCAGGCCCAACAGCCCGTCGAGGTCCGCATCGGCGGGGCCGTCTTCGCCCGTCAGGTGTTCGAACTCGAGTCCGGCGAAGTCCGGAACGTGACCTTCGAGACGGAGACCAACGGCGCACCAGCCGGTAACCAGTCGATCGGCGTCTACACCGAGGACGACGGTGCGCTCAGCCGGATCGACCTCGAGTTCCACACCGAGCCCAGCGTCGCGGTCGACGACGCGAGCAACGAGAGTGTGATCGTCTCCGCGGCGATTCCCGAGGAGGGGTTCGTCGCACTCGACCGAGACGGAACGATCCTCGGTACGAGCGAGCGACTCGACCCCGGCGAGCACGGGAACGTCACCATCGACCTGCCGGCTGACACGTCGATTGACGCGGACGACGAGCTGACGGCCATCCTCTACGCTGGTGATCCGGGCACCGTCGATGCGGCCACCCCGATCGAGTCCGGGGGCGAGCCGGTACAGACGACGTTCACGTTCGGGGCCGTGGCCGGCGACTCCGGTGACGACGAGTAA